One Pochonia chlamydosporia 170 chromosome 5, whole genome shotgun sequence DNA segment encodes these proteins:
- a CDS encoding C6 zinc finger domain-containing protein (similar to Metarhizium acridum CQMa 102 XP_007812231.1), whose protein sequence is MAAACLSEVSPSLTSIGRQLQDQAALCLSVEARGPQVETSSLLALVMLGMSRSWHDPESVGQPEFEILAKLVSSSESFQTNPNLVDKQRKIFFHNSLVYWQMLLAFVTDREPSLPGLVPSQPQLVQPDGSELAEPRMPHPQTGIGIEVQTLVAKVGNLIRRERKRIRNRQFVSQGDIDQAKAAILDAEHLYSELCAIQLPGENAVIDSGDEMTPTDHLLKVAEAYRCTGLLQLYRNFPDLLPAHVSSDALTDQFINSSASENTCSGTNTGSQDAYLTCLALHILDLVHDIPVSSRSRSIQPLLFVSICSELSLGRSGCSFTTLQRAPVASIASSRRFKDPLTDLEILRSRRFVISRLSSFQNILAAKPIGRMLLLVKETWKCMEEGQNVYWMDVMMEKGYETLMG, encoded by the coding sequence ATGGCTGCGGCATGTCTCTCCGAGGTGTCGCCTAGCCTCACCTCTATCGGCCGCCAACTCCAGGACCAAGCAGCGTTATGCCTGTCGGTAGAAGCTCGAGGTCCTCAAGTAGAAACTTCGTCCCTGCTAGCATTGGTCATGCTCGGCATGAGTCGCAGCTGGCATGATCCCGAGAGCGTTGGACAACCTGAGTTCGAAATACTTGCCAAGCTCGTATCCTCTTCTGAGAGCTTTCAAACAAACCCGAACTTAGTTGATAAGCAAAGGAAAATCTTTTTCCACAACTCTCTTGTTTATTGGCAGATGTTGCTTGCATTTGTCACTGACCGAGAGCCCAGTCTTCCTGGCCTAGTGCCTAGTCAACCGCAACTAGTCCAACCCGATGGGTCGGAGTTGGCAGAGCCGCGCATGCCTCATCCCCAAACTGGGATTGGAATCGAAGTTCAGACACTAGTGGCGAAAGTTGGAAACCTCATTagaagagaaaggaaacGCATTCGGAATCGCCAGTTTGTGTCTCAAGGGGACATTgaccaagccaaagcagctaTTCTTGATGCTGAGCACCTATATTCTGAACTTTGCGCAATTCAACTGCCGGGAGAGAACGCCGTTATCGATTCCGGTGATGAGATGACTCCTACTGATCACCTGTTGAAGGTTGCCGAGGCTTATAGGTGCACAGGGCTACTACAGCTCTATCGGAACTTTCCTGATCTTCTCCCAGCACACGTGTCGTCGGACGCTTTAACAGATCAGTTCATCAACTCAAGTGCCTCAGAGAATACGTGTTCGGGAACGAATACTGGGTCACAAGATGCGTATCTGACATGCTTGGCCCTCCACATCCTCGATCTAGTACATGACATACCCGTGTCATCAAGAAGTCGATCCATCCAACCATTGTTGTTTGTGAGCATTTGCAGTGAGCTGTCACTTGGCCGTAGTGGTTGCTCGTTTACCACTTTACAAAGAGCACCCGTTGCAAGCATTGCCAGTAGTCGGCGGTTTAAAGATCCACTTACAGACCTTGAGATCTTGCGGTCAAGGAGGTTTGTTATCTCTCGTCTGTCCTCTTTCCAGAATATTCTGGCTGCGAAGCCCATTGGTCGCATGTTGCTGTTAGTTAAAGAGACTTGGAAATGCATGGAGGAGGGTCAGAACGTATACTGGATGGATGTCATGATGGAGAAGGGCTACGAAACTCTTATGGGCTGA
- a CDS encoding agmatinase (similar to Magnaporthe oryzae 70-15 XP_003718599.1) encodes MKFVSLLHLLAFVGAGYACGGHDDGKEWSKEELAELEAKWGHEWSFNGIGSFAHLDYVKCLTTPQEKYDIAIIGAPFDTAVSFRPGARFGPRAIRQASARQTSLRAFNPRANINPYQNWAKIIDCGDIPITPFDNAIAQEQMTQAFKALGRGRPVSSLSHGKPKLITLGGDHSLALPALRSLNEIYGKPVRVLHFDAHLDTWDPASYPSAWGSTHFTHGSMFWMANQEGLLSNASTGQSVHAGLRTRLSGTDWTDNESDSAQNWVRFAADEIDEIGTKGIIDGIMSVLGTEDPVYLSVDIDVLDPAFAPGTGTPEPGGWTTREFIKILRGIEGLNIVGADVVEVSPAYQGRGEETALAAAQVVYEILSSIVKRGLKDGAKETSGDVKDEL; translated from the exons ATGAAGTTCGTATCATTGCTGCATCTGTTGGCCTTTGTTGGCGCAGGGTACGCTTGCGGCGGTCATGACGACGGCAAGGAATGGAGTAAAGAGGAACTGGCTGAGTTGGAGGCAAAATGGGGACACGAG TGGTCGTTCAATGGCATCGGGTCATTCGCTCACTTAGACTACGTCAAGTGTCTTACTACGCCTCAGGAGAAGTACGATATTGCAATCATCGGCGCTCCTTTTGACACTGCCGTTTCTTTCAGACCAG GCGCTCGCTTTGGACCAAGGGCCATCAGACAGGCTTCTGCTCGCCAGACCTCACTGCGGGCGTTCAATCCTCGCGCCAACATCAATCCCTATCAAAACTGGGCCAAGATTATTGACTGCGGAGACATTCCCATCACGCCGTTTGACAATGCTATTGCTCAGGAGCAGATGACGCAGGCGTTCAAGGCTCTTGGAAGGGGCCGACCAGTAAGCTCGTTGAGCCATGGTAAGCCGAAGCTCATCACGCTGGGTGGCGATCACAGCCTGGCACTTCCCGCGTTGAGGTCGTTGAATGAGATTTACGGCAAGCCAGTTCGTGTACTTCACTTCGATG CTCACCTTGATACTTGGGATCCCGCCTCGTACCCATCAGCCTGGGGCTCAACACACTTCACTCACGGCTCCATGTTCTGGATGGCTAACCAGGAAGGACTTTTGTCAAACGCATCTACCGGACAGTCTGTCCATGCTGGTTTGCGTACGCGACTAAGCGGCACCGACTGGACTGACAACGAGTCCGATTCCGCGCAGAACTGGGTTCGATTCGCCGCCGATGAGATTGACGAGATCGGCACCAAGGGCATCATTGACGGCATTATGTCAGTGTTGGGAACAGAGGACCCCGTGTACCTCTCTGTTGATATTGACGTGCTTGATCCTGCTTTCGCACCTGGTACTGGAACTCCCGAGCCCGGTGGTTGGACGACCAGAGAGTTTATCAAGATTCTTCGTGGAATTGAAGGTCTGAATattgttggtgctgatgTTGTGGAGGTTAGTCCCGCGTATCAGGGGCGAGGCGAGGAGACTGCCCTGGCTGCGGCGCAGGTTGTTTATGAGATTTTGAGCTCTATTGTTAAGAGGGGGTTGAAGGATGGGGCTAAGGAAACGTCGGGAGATGTCAAGGATGAGTTGTAA